The genomic window GAGTAAATCCAATATTGAATTTATCGTTGCCGAATCTGAAGGCCTGGCGATTGAGAGGGTGTTGAATTACCCCAATCCATTCACTACACACACTGAATTTTATTTCGAACACAACCAGAGCACGGAATTTCTAAATGTTCTAATCGAAATCTATACTGTTACGGGAAAATTGGTAAAAACCATTAATACTGTATCCAATACCGAAGGATTTCGTAACGTACCTATTCCTTGGGATGGTCGAGATGATTTTGGCGATCGTCTAGCTACAGGAACATACGTATATAAGGTGTCAGTTAAGAACCCTTCAGGGGATAAAGACATGAAATTCGAAAAACTCGTAATTCTCAATTAGTTCGATTGAGCTACTCATTTAACTATATTTGCATCCGCAAGATTTTTGCACATGAAAAATAAGATTCTTCTTTTTGTAATAACAGGCCTAACGGTTCTATCAGTAAAGGCCCAAAATCCGGTAGATTGTGCCGGAGCTGTAAACGGAAGTAATTGCGATGAACTGCGCGCCATTACTACAGCCGTTCCTTTTCTGCTTATTGGTCCCGATTCAAGAAGTGGAGCAATGGGAGAAGTAGGAGTTGCAATATCTTCTGATGCAAACGCCCAGCACTGGAATGCTTCAAAATTGGCTTTCGCTGAAGAAGAAATGGAGTTTTCTCTTTCTTATAGTCCTTGGCTTAGACAACTTGTAGATGACATGAACTTAGCTTATCTCTCTGGGTACAAGAAAATCAGCAAGACTTCAGCAATTGGCGGAAGTCTTCGATACTTTACCTTAGGTGATATCATATTTACTGATCAAAATGGTACTGAAATCAGACCATTTCGACCAGCTGAATTTGCTTTGGATGTGAGCTATTCACTCCAGCTTTCGAGTAAATTCTCAGGTGGTATTACCGCCCGTTGGATTAACTCAAATTTGACAGGTGGTGTAAATGTCGGTGGTGCAGATTCAAAAGCTGCCAATGCATTTGCTGTAGATCTTTCAGGATACTACAAAGACGATGATATTTCTCTTGGGGATAAAGATGCTGCCTTGGCCTTCGGTATCGCTATTTCGAATATCGGTAATAAGATTTCATACACCAACACCGCTCAAAGAGATTTCCTTCCGATGAACTTGAGGTTGGGTGGTGCATTTACAATTGATCTCGATCAATTCAATTCAATCACGTTTGCATATGATGCGAATAAATTGCTTGTACCATCACCAGCCCTATACGATCAAAATGATCCTACCAAGATAATCGCGGGAAGAGATCCTGATGTGGGTGTTGCTGAAGCAATTTTTGGCTCGTTTAGCGATGCTCCCGGTCGTCCGATTCGAGACGAAGACGGAGCTGTAGTATTGAATGATGAAGGATTAGCAGAAATAGAAAGCGGAAGTGTTTTTCAAGAAGAATTGAGAGAAATCAACCACTCTATAGGTTTTGAGTATTGGTATGCGAATCAATTCGCCGTTCGTGGGGGGTACTTTTATGAGCATCCTACTAAAGGTAACCGCCAGTACTTCACCATCGGAGCAGGTTTCCGTTACAATGTATTCGGTCTTGACCTTTCTTACCTGATTCCGACAGAACAAAGGAATCCATTGGCAAACACCTTACGCTTTACGCTGCGCGTGGCCTTTGACAGCTCAGGGCCCGCTCCCGCAGATACTACCAACTAATTCATGAAAATTAGAGTCGGTTTCGGATACGACGTCCATCAATTGGTGGAAGGACATCCTTTCGTTCTGGGTGGTATCAAGATTGACTATTCCAAGGGTGCTTACGGGCATTCAGACGCCGATGTACTACTCCATGTTATTTGCGATGCGCTTCTTGGAGCCGCAAATTTGAGAGATATCGGATTTAACTTTCCCGATACAGATCCTAAATACAAAGGAATAGATAGCAAAATTCTTCTCCGCGAGAGCTACCGTTTGGTAAAGGAAAAAGGATACATGCTCTCCAATATCGATTGCACGATTTGCCTTCAACAGCCTAAGATTAATCCTTTTATTCCTGAAATGAAAGAGGGAATTGCAGAATTACTTGAGATCGATATCGATGACATTTCCATAAAAGCTACCACCACCGAAAAACTTGGTTTTGTAGGTAGAGAAGAAGGAATAAGTGCTTATTGCACTTGCCTGATTCAATCGGTTTAAGCTTTCTTTCCTACTTTCGGAATCCATGGAGAACAAAGAAATTCACATTAGATACGAACGTTATGCATCTGCTGATGAACTCTCAGCCGATGATCGTTTACTTTTCAATCAAGCCATTGAAGCATCAAAAAGTGCTTATGCACCTTATAGTAAGTTCTCCGTTGGAGCAGCAGTTTTATTGGAAAACGGTGAGGTTGTCAAAGGAAGCAACCAAGAGAATATGGCCTACCCTAGTGGTCTATGCGCCGAACGGGTAGCCTTGTTTGCCGCGGCCTCAAACTTTCCCAATATTCCTTTTAAGGCCTTGGCTATTATGGCTCAACCCATCTCTTCTGGCCAAGATACAGAAGTTACTCCCTGCGGATCGTGCAGACAGGTCATGCTCGAATACGAGCGTATCCTAAGTCAGGATATTCGAATTATTACAGGAGCACCAAACGGACCCATTTCTATCATTGAAAATGCTCGTTCTCTTTTGCCTATGGCTTTTTTCGATGCAGGATTGGGAAAAGATATTGGATAAAACCAAGACCCCTAAAAAGTCTAACTACTGAGTTGTATATTTGTCGCCTTTAAGTCAAATTAGAATGGCAACAAAAACAAACGGAACTACCAAGAAAGCCCCTGCGAAGAAGACTGCGGCAAAAAAGACAGGATTTTCGAAAGATACCTATTTGAAGTGGTACGAGAGTATACTGATGATGCGTCGATTCGAAGAAAAGTGCGGTCATCTTTATGTGCAGCAAAAATTTGGAGGATTCTGTCACCTTTACATCGGACAAGAAGCCGTTCTTGCGGGAATGGTCTCAGCTATGGATAAGGATGACAGAGTGATCACTGCCTACAGGGACCACGCTCACCCCATTGCATTGGGGACTGACCCTAAATACGTTATGGCCGAGCTTTATGGAAAAACCACAGGTCTTAGTAAAGGTAAAGGAGGTTCTATGCACATGTTCGACAAGGAGAGACACCTTTTCGGTGGACATGGTATCGTTGGTGCACAGATCGCTTTGGGAGCTGGGATAGCTTTCGCTGATCAATATTTAGGGAAAAAGCAGGTTACCTATTGTTTTATGGGGGACGGAGCTGTTCGCCAAGGAATTCTTCACGAGACATTCAACATGGCAATGACGTGGAAGATTCCTGTTGTATTCGTGATAGAGAACAACAATTACGCAATGGGTACTTCTGTAGAAAGAACGTCCAACGTAACCAACCTTAGCGAGCTCGGAGAATCTTACGACATGCCTGCACTATCTGTTGATGGTATGAGCTGTGAGGCTGTCCATGAGGCGTTTGCTGCGGCAGCTGAGCATTCGAGAAAAGGTGACGGTCCTTTCCTTCTGGAAATGAGAACGTATCGCTACAAAGGGCATTCAATGTCTGATCCTCAGAAGTACAGAACCAAGGAAGAAGTTGAAGAATATAAAGGTCGCGATCCATTAACCATTGTAAAAGAGGTTATTCGAAAGAAAAAGTGGATGACTGACGCGCAATTGGCTGACCTTGATAAAAAGACAAAAGCAGAAGTTGAAGAATGTGTGAAGTTTGCTGAGGAATCTCCGGACCCAAAGCCGGAAGAGCTTTACGAGGATGTTTATATTCAGGATGATTACCCTTACGTAAAAGAATAACAAAATATTATGGCTGAAATAGTACGCATGCCGAAGCTCAGCGACACCATGGAAGAAGGTGTTGTAGCAGAATGGCACAAGAAGGTGGGTGATGAAGTAAAGACAGGTGATGTCTTGGCCGAGATTGAAACCGATAAGGCCACCATGGAATTTGAATCATTTCAGGACGGTGTGTTATTGCATATTGGTGTGGAAACGGGCGATGCTGCTCCCGTAGATTCTATCCTGGCAGTGCTTGGAGAGAAAGGAGAAAACATCGATGACCTTTTGAAAGAAGCTTCAGAGAATGGTGCAGAAAAGTCTGACTCCGATTCCAAAGAAGAAGAATCAAAAGAAGAGGATAAGCCCGAACCCAAAGCAGAAGATAAGTCCGAAGCGAAGGAGGAAAAACCAGAGGAGAGAGCACCTGCTGCCACCTCAAATGCCGACGGAAGAATCAAAGCGTCTCCACTGGCGCGTAGCATGGCGGATGAGAAAGGAATAGATCTCAGTGCTGTGAGTGGCACAGGAGATGGGGGGAGAATTGTAAAGCGCGATATCGAAGATTACACACCTTCAGCTGCTAAGGCTTCTTCAAGCTCTGTCGCCGCTACAGGCCAAGAGAGCTACAGCGAGGAGAAAGTCTCTCAAATGCGCAAGGCCATCGCTCGAAGACTTTCCGAGAGCAAATTTGGCGCTCCGCATTTCTATCTTACCATGGAGATCGACATGGAAAATGCCATGGCTTCTCGTAAGGCAATCAATGCAGCTATCGAGCCTGCAAAGATTTCTTTCAATGATATGGTGATCAAAGCATCTGCGGCAGCCTTGAAGAAAAACCCTAAGGTGAATGCATCTTGGTTGGGAGATAAGATTCGATATAACGATCATGTGCACGTAGGTGTCGCAGTGGCTGTAGACGAAGGTCTCTTGGTTCCCGTAATCAAGTTTGCTGACTCGAAGCCAATGGCGGCGATCAACGAAGAAGTGAAAGAGATGGCCGGTAAAGCCAGAAACAAAAAGCTTCAGCCAAGCGAGA from Cryomorphaceae bacterium 1068 includes these protein-coding regions:
- the cdd gene encoding cytidine deaminase produces the protein MENKEIHIRYERYASADELSADDRLLFNQAIEASKSAYAPYSKFSVGAAVLLENGEVVKGSNQENMAYPSGLCAERVALFAAASNFPNIPFKALAIMAQPISSGQDTEVTPCGSCRQVMLEYERILSQDIRIITGAPNGPISIIENARSLLPMAFFDAGLGKDIG
- a CDS encoding pyruvate dehydrogenase complex dihydrolipoamide acetyltransferase, whose translation is MAEIVRMPKLSDTMEEGVVAEWHKKVGDEVKTGDVLAEIETDKATMEFESFQDGVLLHIGVETGDAAPVDSILAVLGEKGENIDDLLKEASENGAEKSDSDSKEEESKEEDKPEPKAEDKSEAKEEKPEERAPAATSNADGRIKASPLARSMADEKGIDLSAVSGTGDGGRIVKRDIEDYTPSAAKASSSSVAATGQESYSEEKVSQMRKAIARRLSESKFGAPHFYLTMEIDMENAMASRKAINAAIEPAKISFNDMVIKASAAALKKNPKVNASWLGDKIRYNDHVHVGVAVAVDEGLLVPVIKFADSKPMAAINEEVKEMAGKARNKKLQPSEMEGNTFTISNLGMFGIEEFTAIINPPDACIMAVGTIVEKPVVKNGQIVVGHTMKVTLSCDHRVVDGAVGSAFLQTFKKYMENPVLMLAE
- the pdhA gene encoding pyruvate dehydrogenase (acetyl-transferring) E1 component subunit alpha; translation: MATKTNGTTKKAPAKKTAAKKTGFSKDTYLKWYESILMMRRFEEKCGHLYVQQKFGGFCHLYIGQEAVLAGMVSAMDKDDRVITAYRDHAHPIALGTDPKYVMAELYGKTTGLSKGKGGSMHMFDKERHLFGGHGIVGAQIALGAGIAFADQYLGKKQVTYCFMGDGAVRQGILHETFNMAMTWKIPVVFVIENNNYAMGTSVERTSNVTNLSELGESYDMPALSVDGMSCEAVHEAFAAAAEHSRKGDGPFLLEMRTYRYKGHSMSDPQKYRTKEEVEEYKGRDPLTIVKEVIRKKKWMTDAQLADLDKKTKAEVEECVKFAEESPDPKPEELYEDVYIQDDYPYVKE
- the porV gene encoding type IX secretion system outer membrane channel protein PorV, with the protein product MKNKILLFVITGLTVLSVKAQNPVDCAGAVNGSNCDELRAITTAVPFLLIGPDSRSGAMGEVGVAISSDANAQHWNASKLAFAEEEMEFSLSYSPWLRQLVDDMNLAYLSGYKKISKTSAIGGSLRYFTLGDIIFTDQNGTEIRPFRPAEFALDVSYSLQLSSKFSGGITARWINSNLTGGVNVGGADSKAANAFAVDLSGYYKDDDISLGDKDAALAFGIAISNIGNKISYTNTAQRDFLPMNLRLGGAFTIDLDQFNSITFAYDANKLLVPSPALYDQNDPTKIIAGRDPDVGVAEAIFGSFSDAPGRPIRDEDGAVVLNDEGLAEIESGSVFQEELREINHSIGFEYWYANQFAVRGGYFYEHPTKGNRQYFTIGAGFRYNVFGLDLSYLIPTEQRNPLANTLRFTLRVAFDSSGPAPADTTN
- the ispF gene encoding 2-C-methyl-D-erythritol 2,4-cyclodiphosphate synthase; its protein translation is MKIRVGFGYDVHQLVEGHPFVLGGIKIDYSKGAYGHSDADVLLHVICDALLGAANLRDIGFNFPDTDPKYKGIDSKILLRESYRLVKEKGYMLSNIDCTICLQQPKINPFIPEMKEGIAELLEIDIDDISIKATTTEKLGFVGREEGISAYCTCLIQSV